In one window of Chiloscyllium punctatum isolate Juve2018m chromosome 11, sChiPun1.3, whole genome shotgun sequence DNA:
- the mrpl4 gene encoding large ribosomal subunit protein uL4m, protein MMIARVTRVCCKDLRKKFVSTLSGGYELPSNLQANFIDIEKKGPPPSFESESPVFRRCEIAVPTHLKPREAWLESLRGYTDDKLGIVDLHPDVFAVPPRIDILHEVAIWQKNFKRISYAKVKSRAEVRGGGRKPWRQKGSGRARHGSIRSPIWRGGGVAHGPRGPTSYYYMLPMKVRVMGLKVALTMKLTQDYLHIIDSLEMPSPDPQYLLDLARYRHWGDSVLIVDVNEDMPENILAATKHCKTITVMPVIGLNVHSMLKYETLVLTLDAVSFLEKKLLWHNTRFTPLYPFKLPYKDFP, encoded by the exons TTTGTCTCAACTCTATCTGGAGGATATGAATTGCCATCTAATCTCCAAGCAAACTTCATTGACATAGAGAAAAAAG GACCACCACCATCATTTGAATCTGAATCGCCTGTTTTCCGAAGGTGTGAGATAGCAGTTCCTACGCATCTGAAGCCCAGAGAGGCATGGCTGGAATCTCTGCGGGGCTATACTGATGACAAGCTAGGCATCGTCGATTTACACCCTGATGTTTTTGCAGTACCTCCAAG AATTGATATTCTACATGAAGTTGCAATTTGGCAGAAAAACTTTAAAAGAATA AGCTATGCCAAGGTGAAGTCTCGAGCTGAAGTACGAGGTGGAGGTAGAAAACCGTGGCGACAGAAGGGAAGTGGCAGGGCACGTCATGGCAGTATCCGATCACCAATATGGAGGGGAG GTGGTGTTGCCCATGGTCCTCGAGGGCCAACTAGTTACTATTACATGTTGCCCATGAAAGTGCGTGTTATGGGACTGAAAGTGGCTCTCACTATGAAGTTAACTCAG GATTACCTTCACATTATTGATTCCCTTGAGATGCCTAGCCCAGATCCTCAATATCTTCTTGACTTGGCACGTTATAGACACTGGGGAGATTCTGTTCTTATTGTAGATGT CAACGAAGATATGCCAGAAAATATTTTAGCAGCAACAAAACACTGTAAAACCATAACTGTAATGCCTGTTATAG GCCTGAATGTTCACAGTATGCTGAAATACGAGACCTTGGTTCTTACACTGGATGCAGTCAGTTTTCTCGAGAAGAAGCTGCTGTGGCACAATACCAGATTCACACCCCTCTATCCATTCAAACTACCTTACAAAGACTTCCCTTAA